The Pantoea sp. At-9b genome includes a window with the following:
- the ackA gene encoding acetate kinase: MSTKLVLVLNCGSSSLKFAILNPASGDEYLSGLAECFHLPEARIKWKLEGSKQEAPLGAGAAHSEALNFIVKTILAQKPELSAQIAAIGHRIVHGGEQLTHSVVIDESVIQGIKDASSFAPLHNPAHLIGIDEAMKNFPHLSDKNVAVFDTAFHQTMPEESYLYALPYKLYKEHGVRRYGAHGTSHYYVTQEAAKMLGKPVEELNVITCHLGNGGSVSAIRNGVCVDTSMGLTPLEGLVMGTRSGDIDPAIVFFLHDTLGMSVDAINKLLTKESGLLGLTEVTSDCRYVEDNYTTKEDAKRAMDVFCHRLAKYIGGYTSLMEGRLDAVVFTGGIGENAAMVRELSLQKLGLIGFEVDHERNLAARFGKSGFINKEGTRPALVIPTNEEWVIAQDAARLTA; this comes from the coding sequence ATGTCGACGAAGTTAGTTCTGGTTCTGAACTGCGGCAGCTCCTCACTCAAGTTTGCCATCCTCAACCCCGCCAGCGGCGACGAATATCTCTCCGGTCTGGCTGAATGCTTCCATCTGCCCGAAGCACGCATCAAATGGAAACTGGAAGGTAGCAAACAGGAAGCCCCTCTGGGTGCGGGTGCCGCGCATAGCGAAGCCCTCAACTTCATTGTTAAAACTATTCTGGCACAAAAACCAGAGCTGTCGGCACAAATCGCTGCAATCGGTCATCGCATCGTGCACGGTGGTGAACAGCTGACCCATTCTGTCGTGATTGATGAGTCCGTTATCCAGGGTATCAAAGACGCGTCTTCCTTTGCTCCGCTGCACAATCCGGCCCACCTGATCGGTATCGATGAAGCGATGAAAAACTTCCCGCATCTGTCAGACAAGAATGTGGCGGTTTTTGATACAGCTTTCCATCAGACAATGCCTGAAGAATCTTATCTCTATGCACTGCCGTACAAACTGTACAAAGAGCACGGCGTGCGTCGTTATGGCGCGCATGGCACCAGTCACTATTATGTGACCCAGGAAGCGGCCAAAATGCTGGGCAAACCGGTTGAAGAACTGAACGTGATCACCTGCCACCTCGGCAATGGCGGTTCCGTTTCAGCAATCCGCAACGGCGTGTGCGTTGACACCTCAATGGGTCTGACACCGCTGGAAGGTCTGGTGATGGGTACCCGCAGCGGTGACATCGATCCGGCAATCGTGTTCTTCCTGCACGATACCCTCGGCATGAGCGTCGATGCCATCAACAAACTGTTGACCAAAGAGTCTGGCCTGCTGGGTCTGACTGAAGTGACCAGCGACTGCCGTTACGTGGAAGATAACTACACCACTAAAGAAGATGCCAAACGCGCCATGGACGTATTCTGTCATCGTCTGGCGAAGTATATCGGTGGCTACACCTCCCTGATGGAAGGCCGTCTGGATGCGGTCGTGTTCACCGGTGGTATCGGTGAAAATGCCGCGATGGTACGTGAACTGTCGTTGCAGAAACTGGGCTTGATCGGCTTCGAAGTGGACCACGAACGTAACCTGGCCGCGCGTTTCGGCAAGTCTGGCTTCATTAACAAAGAAGGGACTCGCCCGGCCCTGGTGATCCCGACCAACGAAGAGTGGGTCATCGCCCAAGACGCTGCGCGTCTTACCGCATAA
- a CDS encoding ABC transporter substrate-binding protein: MVKKLAVLIFATIALQAQAETLTVISFGGTNKDAQDKAFYKPFTAAGHGTIDAGEYNGEMARIRAMVETKQVGWDVVELETPELLRGCEEGLFETLDWSKLGNKSDFIPGSVSECGAGIFVWSTVLTYDADKLKTAPTSWADFWDVKKFPGKRALRKSAKYTLEIALMADGVKREDVYKVLATPAGVDRAFKKLDELKPNIQWWESGAQPLQWLVSGDVVMASAYNGRVGTAQAEGHNFKIVWDGGLYDLDNWAIVKGSQHKALAEQFIAFANQPENQKVYAENIPYGPTNIKAGSLLEPARLKQLPTAPDNLAKSVQVDANFWLEHGEDLEQRFNSWAAK, translated from the coding sequence ATGGTTAAAAAGTTAGCTGTACTCATTTTCGCTACCATAGCACTGCAAGCACAGGCAGAAACCCTGACTGTGATCTCTTTTGGTGGCACCAATAAAGACGCCCAGGACAAAGCATTCTATAAACCGTTCACCGCCGCAGGCCATGGCACCATTGACGCGGGTGAGTACAACGGTGAAATGGCACGTATCCGCGCAATGGTCGAAACCAAACAGGTAGGCTGGGATGTGGTTGAGCTGGAAACCCCGGAACTGCTGCGTGGCTGCGAAGAAGGACTGTTCGAGACCCTTGACTGGAGCAAGCTGGGAAACAAAAGCGATTTTATTCCTGGCAGTGTGAGCGAATGCGGTGCCGGGATTTTTGTCTGGTCAACCGTACTGACCTATGACGCCGACAAACTGAAAACCGCGCCAACCAGCTGGGCTGACTTCTGGGATGTGAAGAAATTCCCCGGCAAACGCGCGCTGCGTAAGAGTGCCAAATATACCCTCGAAATCGCGCTTATGGCCGATGGCGTGAAGCGTGAAGATGTCTACAAAGTGCTGGCGACCCCGGCCGGTGTCGATCGCGCCTTCAAAAAACTGGATGAACTGAAACCAAACATTCAGTGGTGGGAATCGGGTGCACAGCCGCTGCAATGGCTGGTGTCGGGCGACGTGGTGATGGCTTCGGCCTACAACGGCCGTGTCGGCACCGCGCAGGCTGAAGGCCACAACTTCAAAATCGTCTGGGACGGCGGCCTGTATGACCTGGATAACTGGGCCATCGTCAAAGGTTCGCAACATAAGGCGCTGGCGGAACAGTTTATCGCCTTTGCCAACCAGCCGGAAAACCAGAAAGTTTACGCCGAAAACATCCCTTACGGTCCGACCAATATCAAAGCCGGATCGCTGCTGGAGCCTGCGCGTCTGAAGCAGCTGCCAACCGCGCCGGATAACCTGGCGAAATCGGTGCAGGTGGATGCCAATTTCTGGCTGGAACACGGCGAAGATCTGGAACAGCGCTTTAACAGCTGGGCCGCGAAGTAA
- a CDS encoding PLP-dependent aminotransferase family protein — protein MRSLLGDLLFQRLNQLSGGPLAKRLYDALQGAIQEGAIATGVRLPASRDLARELSVSRNTVLAAYEKLQSEGYLETRTGSGTFVSLVLPEESPEVAPAPAVARSQGMNTIRLSRRGSRLLSQSGAGAFQWGAFMPGVPDVSYMPHDIWRKIQLRISRRLPVESLSYANHGGCVELQQALAEYLRVIRSVNCTAEQVLVTAGTHQSLDLLAKMLCDPGDSALVEEPGYWGIRNVLAVNGIDLIPTEVDEQGLVLPPEQHDRPAPRLICVTPSHQYPLGAVMSLQRRHELLNRAKSSGSWVVEDDYDGEFRFAGSPIPALQGLSPDAPVIYLGTFSKTLYPGIRLSYMVVPKPLAARMKMAHSELYRGGYGLVQLTLAEFIREGHYAAHVRRMRQIYSRRRAALVALISETLGASWVVHHSNAGLHLILGLPESIDDVAFSAELEQNGVLTRPLSSYYQRGTLRRGLLLGYACVDETQMATAFAPILQRLQHHLKTTPVAQ, from the coding sequence TTGCGCAGCTTACTGGGTGACCTGCTGTTTCAGCGTTTAAATCAGCTCTCCGGCGGCCCGTTGGCGAAGCGCCTGTACGATGCGTTGCAGGGGGCGATCCAGGAAGGGGCCATTGCCACCGGCGTGCGCCTGCCTGCCAGCCGTGACCTGGCGCGGGAGTTGTCGGTATCGCGCAATACGGTGCTGGCGGCCTACGAAAAATTGCAGTCGGAAGGTTATCTCGAGACGCGTACCGGAAGTGGTACCTTCGTCAGCCTGGTACTGCCGGAGGAAAGCCCGGAAGTGGCCCCGGCACCAGCGGTTGCCAGGTCACAGGGGATGAATACTATCCGCCTGTCCCGGCGTGGATCGCGATTACTGTCACAAAGTGGGGCGGGGGCGTTCCAGTGGGGAGCGTTTATGCCCGGCGTGCCGGACGTCAGCTACATGCCGCACGACATCTGGCGCAAAATCCAGCTGCGCATCAGCCGCCGCCTGCCGGTGGAATCCCTGAGCTATGCCAATCACGGCGGCTGCGTTGAGCTGCAACAAGCGCTGGCCGAGTATCTGCGCGTGATCCGTTCGGTCAACTGCACCGCGGAGCAGGTGCTGGTCACGGCTGGCACCCATCAGTCGCTCGATTTGCTGGCGAAAATGCTGTGCGATCCGGGGGATAGCGCACTGGTGGAGGAGCCGGGTTACTGGGGCATCCGCAATGTGCTGGCGGTCAACGGTATCGACTTGATCCCAACCGAAGTGGACGAGCAGGGACTGGTGCTGCCACCGGAGCAGCATGACCGGCCTGCACCACGCCTGATCTGCGTGACGCCTTCGCACCAGTACCCGCTGGGGGCGGTGATGAGCCTGCAACGCCGCCATGAGTTATTAAATCGCGCCAAAAGTAGCGGCAGCTGGGTGGTGGAGGATGATTATGACGGTGAGTTCCGTTTTGCCGGCAGTCCGATTCCGGCGCTCCAGGGGTTATCGCCTGATGCGCCGGTGATTTACCTCGGTACGTTCAGCAAGACGCTCTATCCCGGTATTCGCCTGAGTTACATGGTGGTGCCTAAACCGCTGGCGGCGCGCATGAAAATGGCCCATTCGGAGCTGTATCGCGGTGGCTATGGTCTGGTGCAACTGACGCTGGCGGAGTTTATTCGGGAAGGCCACTACGCGGCGCACGTGCGCCGCATGCGGCAGATTTACAGCCGTCGGCGCGCGGCACTGGTGGCGTTGATTAGCGAAACGCTGGGTGCGTCCTGGGTGGTGCACCACAGCAACGCCGGATTGCACCTGATTCTGGGTTTACCGGAGAGCATCGACGATGTGGCGTTCAGCGCCGAGTTGGAGCAAAACGGTGTGCTGACGCGCCCGCTCTCGTCGTACTACCAGCGTGGCACCCTGCGTCGTGGGTTGCTGCTGGGCTACGCCTGCGTTGATGAAACGCAGATGGCCACCGCCTTCGCACCGATTTTGCAACGCTTACAGCATCACCTCAAAACCACACCTGTCGCTCAGTGA
- a CDS encoding YfbU family protein, whose product MEMTHAQRLILSNQYKMMAMLEPDNAERYRRYQTIIERGYGLQLRELDKEFGELNEATCRTLIDIMEMHHALHVSWSNLKERSQIEERRLAFLGFDAATEARYLGYVRFMVNTEGRYTQFDSGTHGFNAQTPMWEKYQRMLALWHTCPRQYHLSANEIAQILNA is encoded by the coding sequence ATGGAAATGACCCACGCACAGCGGCTCATCCTGTCGAATCAATACAAAATGATGGCGATGCTGGAGCCGGATAATGCCGAACGCTACCGCCGTTATCAGACCATCATCGAACGCGGCTATGGCTTGCAACTGCGCGAACTCGACAAAGAGTTTGGTGAGCTGAATGAAGCGACCTGCCGCACCCTGATCGATATCATGGAGATGCATCACGCACTGCATGTTTCCTGGTCCAATCTGAAAGAGCGTTCGCAGATTGAAGAGCGTCGTCTGGCGTTTCTCGGCTTTGATGCCGCGACGGAAGCGCGTTACCTCGGGTATGTACGCTTTATGGTCAACACTGAGGGGCGCTACACTCAGTTCGATTCTGGTACTCATGGGTTTAATGCCCAAACGCCAATGTGGGAAAAATATCAAAGAATGCTGGCGCTGTGGCACACTTGTCCGCGTCAGTACCATTTAAGCGCGAACGAAATCGCGCAAATTCTCAATGCCTGA
- a CDS encoding 4-aminobutyrate--2-oxoglutarate transaminase, producing MSNSELQARRLNATPRGVGVMCDFYAVKAENATLWDHQGREYTDFSAGIAVLNTGHRHPKVMAAVKQQLDCFTHTAFQVIPYENYISLAERLNERVPVAGPAKTTFFSTGAEAVENAVKIARAATGRPGIIAFTGAFHGRTHMTMTLTGKVVPYKTGFGPFASSVFHARYPNALHGHSVAAALESIEAIFKCDISPQQVAAIIFEPIQGEGGFNVAPPEFVSALRKLCDQHGILLIADEIQSGFARTGKLFACEYYDVKPDLITMAKSLAGGMPLSAVAGRAEVMDAPQPGGLGGTYAGSPPAIAAAHAVLDVIDEEQLCQRANQLGAKLTETLQGAGCRALVEVRGRGSMIAAEFNDAAGKPSADIARSIQQQALAQGLILLTCGVHGNVIRFLYPLTIPDAQFNSALQLLTGILAQH from the coding sequence ATGAGTAACAGCGAATTACAGGCACGTCGTTTAAACGCCACCCCGCGTGGTGTGGGTGTGATGTGCGATTTCTATGCCGTGAAAGCGGAAAATGCCACGCTCTGGGATCATCAGGGCCGCGAATACACCGATTTCAGCGCAGGCATCGCGGTGCTGAACACCGGTCACCGCCATCCCAAAGTGATGGCGGCAGTGAAGCAGCAACTGGATTGCTTCACCCACACGGCGTTCCAGGTCATCCCTTACGAAAATTACATCAGCCTGGCCGAACGTTTGAACGAACGCGTTCCGGTAGCCGGTCCGGCTAAAACCACCTTCTTCTCCACCGGCGCGGAAGCGGTCGAAAACGCGGTGAAGATTGCCCGCGCCGCCACCGGACGCCCTGGCATCATCGCCTTCACTGGCGCGTTTCATGGCCGTACCCATATGACCATGACGCTGACCGGCAAAGTGGTGCCGTATAAAACCGGCTTTGGTCCGTTCGCCAGTTCGGTATTCCACGCCCGCTATCCGAATGCCCTGCACGGCCACAGTGTCGCCGCAGCGCTGGAAAGCATCGAAGCGATTTTCAAATGCGACATCAGCCCGCAGCAGGTGGCGGCCATTATTTTTGAACCGATTCAGGGTGAAGGCGGTTTCAACGTCGCGCCGCCAGAATTTGTCAGCGCACTGCGCAAGCTGTGCGATCAGCATGGCATTCTGCTGATTGCCGACGAGATTCAGAGCGGGTTTGCCCGTACCGGCAAGCTGTTTGCCTGCGAGTATTACGACGTCAAACCTGACCTGATCACCATGGCCAAAAGCCTCGCGGGCGGTATGCCGCTGTCAGCAGTGGCGGGCCGGGCCGAAGTGATGGATGCGCCGCAACCGGGCGGCCTCGGCGGCACCTACGCCGGTAGCCCACCTGCGATTGCCGCTGCACATGCGGTGCTCGACGTCATCGATGAAGAACAACTGTGCCAGCGTGCCAATCAGCTGGGTGCAAAACTCACCGAAACCTTGCAGGGTGCCGGTTGTCGCGCACTGGTTGAAGTACGCGGCCGTGGTTCGATGATCGCCGCAGAATTTAACGATGCCGCGGGCAAACCCTCTGCCGATATCGCCCGTTCCATCCAGCAACAGGCGCTGGCACAGGGTCTGATTCTGCTGACCTGTGGCGTACATGGCAACGTGATCCGCTTTCTCTATCCGCTCACCATTCCGGACGCGCAGTTCAACAGCGCATTGCAACTGCTGACCGGCATTCTGGCACAACACTAA
- the yfbV gene encoding terminus macrodomain insulation protein YfbV yields MANDTDNPGWFGLFQRGQHYMKTWPADKRLAPVFPENRVATATRFSIRFMPPLAIFTLTWQIAMGGQLGPAVATALFACSLPMQGLWWLGKRSVTPLPPTLLQWFHEVRAKLEEAGQAIAPVEGKPTYQALADVLKRAFKQLDRTFLDDL; encoded by the coding sequence ATGGCGAATGACACTGACAATCCTGGCTGGTTCGGCTTATTTCAGCGCGGACAGCACTACATGAAGACCTGGCCAGCGGACAAACGCCTGGCACCCGTTTTTCCTGAAAATCGGGTGGCGACGGCAACGCGTTTTTCTATACGTTTTATGCCGCCGTTGGCCATTTTTACCCTGACCTGGCAAATCGCGATGGGTGGACAACTGGGACCGGCTGTGGCGACGGCGTTGTTCGCCTGTAGCCTGCCGATGCAGGGCCTGTGGTGGCTGGGTAAACGCTCGGTGACGCCGCTGCCGCCAACCTTACTGCAATGGTTCCACGAAGTACGGGCCAAACTGGAAGAGGCCGGACAGGCGATTGCCCCGGTGGAAGGAAAACCGACCTATCAGGCGCTGGCTGACGTACTGAAGCGTGCCTTTAAGCAACTCGATCGAACCTTTCTCGACGATCTTTGA
- a CDS encoding ABC transporter ATP-binding protein, which produces MRNFVSFRNIKKSYDGDKLVVRNLNLDVEEGEFLTLLGPSGSGKTTSLMMLAGFETPTDGEILLRDKPLHTLPPHQRDIGMVFQNYALFPHMTVAENLAFPLSIRRMNKADIKSRVDRILDMIKLTSLADRYPAQMSGGQQQRVALARALVFEPKLVLMDEPLGALDKQLREHMQMEIKQLHDMLGLTIVYVTHDQSEAMTMSDRVAVFNDGMIQQMDSPDKLYEQPENAFVAQFIGENNSLLATQVAQNGDFYQVKLDDGTQLDALKVRPSSPGKKIQLSIRPERVNVNAPEQGDQIVQAQIQQFIYLGDHVRMLTSVAGQGNFMVKLSPSKMDKSWQPGAQVTLSWQPQHLRALDVMLQ; this is translated from the coding sequence ATGAGAAATTTCGTTAGTTTCAGGAACATAAAAAAGAGTTACGACGGCGATAAGCTGGTGGTACGTAACCTCAATCTTGACGTGGAGGAAGGGGAGTTTCTCACGCTGCTTGGCCCATCCGGCTCGGGTAAAACCACCAGTCTGATGATGCTGGCGGGCTTTGAAACGCCGACCGATGGCGAGATTTTATTGCGTGATAAACCGTTGCATACGCTGCCGCCGCACCAGCGCGATATCGGCATGGTGTTCCAGAACTATGCATTGTTCCCGCATATGACGGTGGCGGAAAACCTCGCGTTTCCGCTGTCGATCCGCCGGATGAACAAAGCCGATATCAAATCGCGCGTGGATCGTATTCTGGATATGATCAAACTGACTTCGCTGGCGGATCGTTACCCGGCGCAAATGTCCGGTGGACAACAGCAACGCGTGGCCCTGGCGCGTGCCCTGGTGTTCGAGCCGAAGCTGGTGCTGATGGATGAACCGCTTGGGGCGCTGGACAAGCAGCTACGTGAACATATGCAGATGGAGATCAAACAGTTACACGACATGCTTGGCCTGACGATCGTCTATGTGACGCACGATCAGAGCGAAGCGATGACCATGTCCGATCGGGTGGCGGTGTTTAACGATGGCATGATTCAGCAGATGGACAGCCCGGATAAACTTTACGAGCAGCCGGAAAATGCCTTCGTCGCGCAGTTTATCGGTGAAAACAATAGCTTGCTGGCTACCCAGGTGGCACAGAACGGGGATTTTTATCAGGTAAAACTGGATGATGGTACGCAACTGGATGCGTTGAAAGTGCGTCCCAGCTCGCCGGGTAAAAAGATCCAACTCAGCATTCGTCCGGAGCGTGTGAATGTCAATGCACCAGAACAGGGCGATCAGATCGTGCAGGCGCAGATCCAGCAGTTTATTTACCTTGGTGACCATGTTCGCATGCTGACCAGCGTAGCGGGGCAGGGTAACTTTATGGTGAAACTGTCGCCGTCGAAGATGGATAAAAGCTGGCAGCCGGGCGCACAGGTGACACTGTCGTGGCAGCCCCAGCATCTGCGGGCATTGGATGTGATGTTGCAGTAA
- the pta gene encoding phosphate acetyltransferase: MSRTIMLIPTGTSVGLTSVSLGVIRAMERKGVRLSVFKPIAQPRAGGDTPDQTTTIIRKNSAIPAAEPLLMSRVESLLGSNQQDVLMEEIIARYHENTKDAEVVLVEGLVPTRKHQFASALNYEIAKTLNAEIVFVTALGNDSPAQLKERIELTQSSFGGSKNKNITGVIINKLNAPVDEQGRTRPDLSEIFDDSSKASIANIDPKQLFADSPLPVLGCVPWSFDLIATRAIDMSRHLNADIINEGDIHTRRVKSVTFCARSIPHMLEHFRPGSLLVTSADRPDVLVAACLAAMNGVEIGAILLTGGYQIDERIGRLCERAFQTGLPVFMVKTNTWQTSLSLQSFNLEVPADDTQRIEKVQEYVASYINNDWIESLTATSERSRRLSPPAFRYQLTELARKAGKRIVLPEGDEPRTVKAAAICAERGIATCVLLGNPDEIQRVAAAQGVELGKGIEIVDPEVVRENYVPRLVELRKSKGMTEVVAQEQLEDNVVLGTMMLESGEVDGLVSGAVHTTANTIRPPLQLIKTAPNSSLVSSVFFMLLPEQVLVYGDCAINPDPNPEQLAEIAIQSADSAKAFGIDPRVAMISYSTGNSGAGSDVEKVREATRIAQEKRPDLVIDGPLQYDAAIMEDVAKSKAPNSQVAGRATVFIFPDLNTGNTTYKAVQRSADLISIGPMLQGMRKPVNDLSRGALVDDIVYTIALTAIQSQQAEG, translated from the coding sequence GTGTCTCGTACAATTATGCTCATTCCAACCGGCACCAGCGTCGGCCTGACCAGCGTCAGCCTTGGCGTAATCCGTGCAATGGAACGCAAAGGCGTGCGCCTGAGCGTATTCAAGCCAATCGCCCAGCCGCGCGCTGGCGGCGATACGCCGGACCAGACCACCACTATCATCCGTAAGAACTCCGCGATCCCAGCCGCCGAACCGCTGCTGATGTCACGCGTTGAGTCGCTGCTGGGTTCCAACCAGCAGGACGTGCTGATGGAAGAGATCATCGCCCGCTACCACGAAAACACCAAAGACGCCGAAGTGGTGCTGGTTGAAGGTCTGGTGCCAACGCGCAAGCATCAATTTGCTTCTGCGCTCAACTATGAAATCGCTAAAACCCTGAATGCGGAAATCGTATTCGTGACCGCACTGGGCAACGATTCACCGGCCCAATTGAAAGAGCGTATCGAACTGACGCAAAGCAGCTTTGGCGGCAGCAAGAACAAAAACATCACCGGCGTGATCATCAATAAATTGAATGCCCCGGTGGATGAACAAGGCCGTACCCGTCCGGACCTGTCAGAGATCTTTGACGACTCTTCCAAAGCCAGCATCGCCAACATCGATCCGAAGCAGCTGTTTGCCGACAGCCCGCTGCCGGTACTGGGTTGTGTGCCGTGGAGTTTTGACCTGATTGCCACCCGTGCGATTGATATGTCTCGCCACCTGAACGCTGACATCATCAATGAAGGTGATATCCATACCCGTCGGGTGAAATCCGTCACCTTCTGCGCCCGTAGCATTCCGCATATGCTGGAACATTTCCGTCCGGGTTCCCTGCTGGTGACCTCAGCAGACCGCCCTGACGTACTGGTCGCAGCTTGTCTGGCCGCGATGAATGGCGTGGAGATTGGTGCCATTCTGCTGACCGGTGGCTATCAGATCGATGAACGGATTGGTCGTCTGTGCGAACGCGCCTTCCAGACTGGCCTGCCGGTATTTATGGTGAAAACCAACACCTGGCAAACCTCGCTGAGCCTGCAAAGCTTCAACCTTGAAGTTCCGGCTGACGATACACAGCGCATCGAGAAAGTGCAGGAATACGTTGCCAGCTACATTAACAACGACTGGATCGAATCACTCACGGCAACCTCAGAGCGCAGCCGTCGCCTGTCGCCGCCAGCCTTCCGTTACCAACTGACCGAGCTGGCACGCAAAGCGGGCAAACGCATCGTACTGCCGGAAGGCGACGAGCCACGTACCGTGAAAGCGGCTGCCATCTGCGCTGAACGTGGTATCGCCACCTGTGTGCTGTTGGGTAACCCGGACGAGATCCAACGCGTTGCCGCCGCTCAGGGTGTTGAACTGGGCAAAGGTATCGAGATTGTTGATCCGGAAGTAGTACGTGAGAACTACGTGCCGCGCTTGGTTGAACTGCGTAAGAGCAAAGGCATGACCGAAGTGGTCGCGCAGGAACAGCTGGAAGACAACGTGGTGCTCGGCACCATGATGCTGGAAAGCGGCGAAGTCGACGGCCTGGTCTCCGGTGCGGTGCACACCACGGCCAACACCATCCGTCCACCGTTGCAGCTGATCAAAACCGCGCCGAACAGCTCACTGGTTTCTTCGGTGTTCTTTATGCTGCTGCCGGAGCAGGTGCTGGTATATGGCGACTGCGCCATCAACCCAGACCCGAACCCGGAACAGCTGGCTGAAATCGCAATTCAATCCGCCGATTCTGCCAAAGCCTTCGGTATCGATCCGCGCGTGGCGATGATCTCCTACTCCACCGGTAACTCTGGTGCCGGTAGCGATGTTGAGAAAGTACGTGAAGCAACGCGTATCGCACAGGAAAAACGTCCGGATCTGGTGATCGACGGTCCGTTGCAGTATGACGCCGCCATTATGGAAGACGTGGCGAAATCCAAAGCCCCGAACTCGCAGGTTGCGGGTCGTGCAACGGTGTTCATCTTCCCGGATCTGAACACCGGTAACACCACCTACAAAGCGGTACAGCGTTCCGCTGACCTGATTTCTATCGGGCCGATGTTGCAGGGGATGCGCAAGCCGGTAAACGACCTGTCACGCGGTGCACTGGTGGATGATATCGTCTACACCATCGCGCTGACGGCGATTCAGTCACAGCAGGCTGAAGGCTAA
- a CDS encoding sugar phosphatase: MTYRGFLFDLDGTLVDSLPAVERAWTQWGARHGFSAHEILSFIHGKQAIMSLRHFMAGQSEEAIQAEFLRLENIEASDTDGVHALPGAQALLATLNELQIPWAIVTSGSIPVAHARHKAAGLPAPAVFITAENVKRGKPEPDAYLLGAEKLGLTARECVVVEDAPAGVLAGLNAGSAVIAVNAPADTPRLSDVTFALTTLEALVVTGDGQGGFTLSLNA; this comes from the coding sequence GTGACGTACAGAGGTTTTCTGTTTGATTTGGATGGCACGCTGGTGGATTCACTGCCTGCTGTAGAACGCGCGTGGACGCAGTGGGGCGCACGTCATGGTTTTTCAGCCCATGAAATCCTGAGCTTCATCCATGGCAAACAGGCGATCATGTCGCTACGCCATTTTATGGCAGGGCAGAGTGAGGAAGCGATTCAGGCGGAGTTTTTACGCCTGGAGAATATTGAGGCGTCGGATACGGACGGTGTACATGCCTTACCCGGTGCGCAGGCACTGCTGGCAACCCTGAACGAATTGCAAATTCCATGGGCGATTGTGACTTCGGGTTCGATTCCGGTTGCCCATGCGCGTCACAAAGCAGCGGGTCTGCCGGCACCGGCGGTGTTTATCACCGCTGAGAATGTCAAACGCGGTAAGCCAGAACCGGATGCTTATCTGCTCGGAGCCGAGAAGCTGGGGCTGACCGCGCGCGAATGCGTGGTGGTGGAAGATGCTCCAGCAGGGGTGCTGGCGGGGCTGAATGCGGGCAGCGCGGTGATCGCCGTGAATGCGCCAGCCGATACACCACGTCTTAGCGATGTGACCTTTGCGCTGACCACGCTGGAAGCGCTGGTGGTGACCGGTGACGGGCAGGGCGGTTTTACCCTGTCGCTGAACGCATAA